A genomic region of Nilaparvata lugens isolate BPH unplaced genomic scaffold, ASM1435652v1 scaffold3821, whole genome shotgun sequence contains the following coding sequences:
- the LOC120355638 gene encoding uncharacterized protein LOC120355638 isoform X2: protein MDKKRQTTFQSMEYHVCGKIAKVVVNRLEDVSTSRPQIKVQVKVEKQESPFDDSWIGAARSDTATQQIKIEKQEDEFGECEFAASNVKDESSSHNGSTSNQASILS, encoded by the exons AGACAAACTACTTTCCAGAGTATGGAGTACCATGTTT gTGGGAAAATTGCAAAAGTAGTTGTTAACAGACTGGAAGATGTATCAACATCGAGACCACAAATCAAAGTTcag GTTAAAGTTGAGAAACAGGAAAGTCCTTTTGATGACAGTTGGATTGGAGCTGCACGTAGTGATACAGCTACTCAGCAG ATCAAGATCGAGAAGCAGGAGGATGAATTTGGAGAATGTGAATttgcagctagcaacgtcaaaGATGAGTCATCCTCACACAATGGTTCAACTTCCAATCAGGCAAGTATTCTATCTTGA
- the LOC120355638 gene encoding uncharacterized protein LOC120355638 isoform X3: MEYHVCGKIAKVVVNRLEDVSTSRPQIKVQVKVEKQESPFDDSWIGAARSDTATQQIKIEKQEDEFGECEFAASNVKDESSSHNGSTSNQASILS; this comes from the exons ATGGAGTACCATGTTT gTGGGAAAATTGCAAAAGTAGTTGTTAACAGACTGGAAGATGTATCAACATCGAGACCACAAATCAAAGTTcag GTTAAAGTTGAGAAACAGGAAAGTCCTTTTGATGACAGTTGGATTGGAGCTGCACGTAGTGATACAGCTACTCAGCAG ATCAAGATCGAGAAGCAGGAGGATGAATTTGGAGAATGTGAATttgcagctagcaacgtcaaaGATGAGTCATCCTCACACAATGGTTCAACTTCCAATCAGGCAAGTATTCTATCTTGA